A region from the Oncorhynchus tshawytscha isolate Ot180627B linkage group LG26, Otsh_v2.0, whole genome shotgun sequence genome encodes:
- the LOC112225493 gene encoding gap junction beta-2 protein isoform X1 encodes MSWVALYTQLGGVNKHSTSLGKIWLSVLFIFRITILVLAAESVWRDEQADFTCNTQQPGCKNVCYDHFFPVSHIRLWCLQLIFVSTPALLVAMHVAYRKSGDKRHIIAASRSGGDDKTRQVDLETLKRRRLSITGPLWWTYTCSLLFRLIFEAGFMFAFYFVYDGFQMPRLVKCEQWPCPNKVDCFISRPTEKTIFTIFMVVSSAICMVLNVAELAYLITKALMRCSTGISKRRTSGHVATDKSLLQNKTNQMLLSSVTDSSSNKTAYVLPSFPNELFLTGGLLYRPTVLSKSPNSATIVGQRSDVKE; translated from the exons ATGAGTTGGGTTGCTCTATACACCCAGCTGGGCGGGGTGAACAAACACTCCACCAGCCTGGGGAAGATCTGGCTGTCTGTCCTCTTCATCTTCCGTATCACCATCCTGGTACTGGCTGCAGAGAGCGTGTGGAGAGACGAGCAGGCTGACTTCACCTGCAACACCCAGCAGCCTGGCTGTAAGAACGTCTGCTACGACCACTTCTTCCCAGTGTCACACATCCGCCTCTGGTGCCTACAGCTGATCTTCGTGTCCACACCGGCCCTGCTGGTGGCCATGCATGTGGCTTACAGGAAGAGTGGGGACAAGCGGCACATCATCGCGGCCTCACGAAGCGGTGGTGATGACAAGACCAGGCAGGTGGACCTGGAGACTCTAAAGAGGCGGCGTCTGTCCATCACTGGGCCTCTGTGGTGGACGTACACCTGCAGCCTGCTCTTCCGCCTCATCTTTGAGGCTGGCTTCATGTTTGCATTCTACTTTGTCTACGACGGCTTCCAGATGCCTCGTCTGGTGAAGTGTGAGCAATGGCCCTGCCCCAACAAGGTGGACTGCTTCATTTCACGACCTACGGAGAAGACCATATTCACCATCTTCATGGTGGTCTCCTCTGCCATCTGCATGGTGCTCAATGTGGCCGAGCTGGCCTACCTCATCACCAAGGCCCTGATGAGGTGCTCCACCGGGATTTCCAAGAGACGTACCTCTGGTCATGTGGCCACGGACAAGTCTCTACTACAGAATAAAACGAATCAGATGCTGCTGTCGTCTGTTACGGATTCCTCCAGCAACAAGACT GCCTATGTTCTCCCCAGCTTTCCAAATGAACTATTTCTCACAGGTGGGTTactgtataggcctactgtattgtCAAAATCGCCTAATTCAGCCACTATAGTAGGCCAAAGGTCAGATGTAAAAGAATGA
- the LOC112225493 gene encoding gap junction beta-2 protein isoform X4 — protein sequence MSWVALYTQLGGVNKHSTSLGKIWLSVLFIFRITILVLAAESVWRDEQADFTCNTQQPGCKNVCYDHFFPVSHIRLWCLQLIFVSTPALLVAMHVAYRKSGDKRHIIAASRSGGDDKTRQVDLETLKRRRLSITGPLWWTYTCSLLFRLIFEAGFMFAFYFVYDGFQMPRLVKCEQWPCPNKVDCFISRPTEKTIFTIFMVVSSAICMVLNVAELAYLITKALMRCSTGISKRRTSGHVATDKSLLQNKTNQMLLSSVTDSSSNKTVSYIF from the exons ATGAGTTGGGTTGCTCTATACACCCAGCTGGGCGGGGTGAACAAACACTCCACCAGCCTGGGGAAGATCTGGCTGTCTGTCCTCTTCATCTTCCGTATCACCATCCTGGTACTGGCTGCAGAGAGCGTGTGGAGAGACGAGCAGGCTGACTTCACCTGCAACACCCAGCAGCCTGGCTGTAAGAACGTCTGCTACGACCACTTCTTCCCAGTGTCACACATCCGCCTCTGGTGCCTACAGCTGATCTTCGTGTCCACACCGGCCCTGCTGGTGGCCATGCATGTGGCTTACAGGAAGAGTGGGGACAAGCGGCACATCATCGCGGCCTCACGAAGCGGTGGTGATGACAAGACCAGGCAGGTGGACCTGGAGACTCTAAAGAGGCGGCGTCTGTCCATCACTGGGCCTCTGTGGTGGACGTACACCTGCAGCCTGCTCTTCCGCCTCATCTTTGAGGCTGGCTTCATGTTTGCATTCTACTTTGTCTACGACGGCTTCCAGATGCCTCGTCTGGTGAAGTGTGAGCAATGGCCCTGCCCCAACAAGGTGGACTGCTTCATTTCACGACCTACGGAGAAGACCATATTCACCATCTTCATGGTGGTCTCCTCTGCCATCTGCATGGTGCTCAATGTGGCCGAGCTGGCCTACCTCATCACCAAGGCCCTGATGAGGTGCTCCACCGGGATTTCCAAGAGACGTACCTCTGGTCATGTGGCCACGGACAAGTCTCTACTACAGAATAAAACGAATCAGATGCTGCTGTCGTCTGTTACGGATTCCTCCAGCAACAAGACT GTGTCATATATCTTCTGA
- the LOC112225493 gene encoding gap junction beta-2 protein isoform X3, protein MSWVALYTQLGGVNKHSTSLGKIWLSVLFIFRITILVLAAESVWRDEQADFTCNTQQPGCKNVCYDHFFPVSHIRLWCLQLIFVSTPALLVAMHVAYRKSGDKRHIIAASRSGGDDKTRQVDLETLKRRRLSITGPLWWTYTCSLLFRLIFEAGFMFAFYFVYDGFQMPRLVKCEQWPCPNKVDCFISRPTEKTIFTIFMVVSSAICMVLNVAELAYLITKALMRCSTGISKRRTSGHVATDKSLLQNKTNQMLLSSVTDSSSNKTAYVLPSFPNELFLTGVIYLLNPSRWIYYRQ, encoded by the exons ATGAGTTGGGTTGCTCTATACACCCAGCTGGGCGGGGTGAACAAACACTCCACCAGCCTGGGGAAGATCTGGCTGTCTGTCCTCTTCATCTTCCGTATCACCATCCTGGTACTGGCTGCAGAGAGCGTGTGGAGAGACGAGCAGGCTGACTTCACCTGCAACACCCAGCAGCCTGGCTGTAAGAACGTCTGCTACGACCACTTCTTCCCAGTGTCACACATCCGCCTCTGGTGCCTACAGCTGATCTTCGTGTCCACACCGGCCCTGCTGGTGGCCATGCATGTGGCTTACAGGAAGAGTGGGGACAAGCGGCACATCATCGCGGCCTCACGAAGCGGTGGTGATGACAAGACCAGGCAGGTGGACCTGGAGACTCTAAAGAGGCGGCGTCTGTCCATCACTGGGCCTCTGTGGTGGACGTACACCTGCAGCCTGCTCTTCCGCCTCATCTTTGAGGCTGGCTTCATGTTTGCATTCTACTTTGTCTACGACGGCTTCCAGATGCCTCGTCTGGTGAAGTGTGAGCAATGGCCCTGCCCCAACAAGGTGGACTGCTTCATTTCACGACCTACGGAGAAGACCATATTCACCATCTTCATGGTGGTCTCCTCTGCCATCTGCATGGTGCTCAATGTGGCCGAGCTGGCCTACCTCATCACCAAGGCCCTGATGAGGTGCTCCACCGGGATTTCCAAGAGACGTACCTCTGGTCATGTGGCCACGGACAAGTCTCTACTACAGAATAAAACGAATCAGATGCTGCTGTCGTCTGTTACGGATTCCTCCAGCAACAAGACT GCCTATGTTCTCCCCAGCTTTCCAAATGAACTATTTCTCACAG GTGTCATATATCTTCTGAACCCTAGTCGATGGATTTATTAccgtcaatag
- the LOC112225493 gene encoding gap junction beta-2 protein isoform X2: protein MSWVALYTQLGGVNKHSTSLGKIWLSVLFIFRITILVLAAESVWRDEQADFTCNTQQPGCKNVCYDHFFPVSHIRLWCLQLIFVSTPALLVAMHVAYRKSGDKRHIIAASRSGGDDKTRQVDLETLKRRRLSITGPLWWTYTCSLLFRLIFEAGFMFAFYFVYDGFQMPRLVKCEQWPCPNKVDCFISRPTEKTIFTIFMVVSSAICMVLNVAELAYLITKALMRCSTGISKRRTSGHVATDKSLLQNKTNQMLLSSVTDSSSNKTAYVLPSFPNELFLTALMTSTVRCLFFSPLNQHFKF from the exons ATGAGTTGGGTTGCTCTATACACCCAGCTGGGCGGGGTGAACAAACACTCCACCAGCCTGGGGAAGATCTGGCTGTCTGTCCTCTTCATCTTCCGTATCACCATCCTGGTACTGGCTGCAGAGAGCGTGTGGAGAGACGAGCAGGCTGACTTCACCTGCAACACCCAGCAGCCTGGCTGTAAGAACGTCTGCTACGACCACTTCTTCCCAGTGTCACACATCCGCCTCTGGTGCCTACAGCTGATCTTCGTGTCCACACCGGCCCTGCTGGTGGCCATGCATGTGGCTTACAGGAAGAGTGGGGACAAGCGGCACATCATCGCGGCCTCACGAAGCGGTGGTGATGACAAGACCAGGCAGGTGGACCTGGAGACTCTAAAGAGGCGGCGTCTGTCCATCACTGGGCCTCTGTGGTGGACGTACACCTGCAGCCTGCTCTTCCGCCTCATCTTTGAGGCTGGCTTCATGTTTGCATTCTACTTTGTCTACGACGGCTTCCAGATGCCTCGTCTGGTGAAGTGTGAGCAATGGCCCTGCCCCAACAAGGTGGACTGCTTCATTTCACGACCTACGGAGAAGACCATATTCACCATCTTCATGGTGGTCTCCTCTGCCATCTGCATGGTGCTCAATGTGGCCGAGCTGGCCTACCTCATCACCAAGGCCCTGATGAGGTGCTCCACCGGGATTTCCAAGAGACGTACCTCTGGTCATGTGGCCACGGACAAGTCTCTACTACAGAATAAAACGAATCAGATGCTGCTGTCGTCTGTTACGGATTCCTCCAGCAACAAGACT GCCTATGTTCTCCCCAGCTTTCCAAATGAACTATTTCTCACAG CCCTGATGACTTCAACAGTTAGATGCCTGTTTTTTTCTCCCCTTAATCAGCACTTCAAATTCTGA
- the LOC112225492 gene encoding gap junction alpha-3 protein-like has translation MGDWSFLGRLLENAQEHSTVIGKVWLTVLFIFRILVLGAAAEDVWGDEQSDFTCNTQQPGCENVCYDEAFPISHIRFWVLQIIFVSTPTLIYLGHVLHIVRMEEKRKEKEEELRKANRLQEENELLYNGKGDAGGGRGRGGGGGKKEKPPIRDEHGKIRIRGALLRTYVFNIIFKTLFEVGFILGQYFLYGFQLRPLYKCARWPCPNTVDCFISRPTEKTIFIIFMLVVACLSLLLNLLEIYHLGWKKVKQGMVTPDHALLPRSDGVGPESMTSASRTALPNLSYPPMYTDVTAGSGAFLPPMAEASTAEFKMDPLQEEPSSSYYMSSNNNHRLTTQQNWANLATEQQTREMKATSSSSPSDSEQQPREAAPPPTTTTNPSSSGGSLSGGNGDQEGGHVTTTVEMHEPPVMITDPRRLSRASKSSSIRSRPKDLAV, from the coding sequence ATGGGTGACTGGAGCTTTCTGGGGCGTCTGTTGGAGAATGCACAGGAACACTCAACAGTAATCGGCAAGGTCTGGCTGACTGTCCTCTTCATCTTCAGGATCCTGGTGCTGGGAGCGGCAGCCGAGGATGTGTGGGGCGACGAGCAGTCTGACTTCACCTGCAACACACAGCAGCCTGGGTGTGAGAACGTCTGCTATGATGAGGCTTTCCCCATCTCGCACATTCGCTTCTGGGTGCTGCAGATCATCTTTGTGTCCACGCCCACCCTCATCTACCTGGGTCACGTACTGCACATCGTCCGCATGGAGGAGAAGcggaaagagaaggaggaggagctgCGAAAGGCCAACAGACTCCAGGAGGAGAATGAACTCCTTTACAACGGCAAAGGGGATgcaggtggaggaagaggaagaggaggaggaggtggtaaaAAGGAGAAGCCACCTATCAGGGATGAGCATGGCAAGATCCGCATTAGGGGTGCCCTGCTGCGCACCTATGTGTTCAACATCATATTCAAAACCCTTTTTGAAGTGGGGTTCATTTTAGGTCAGTATTTTCTCTATGGCTTCCAGCTGAGGCCGCTATACAAGTGTGCTCGGTGGCCCTGCCCCAACACTGTGGACTGCTTCATATCTAGGCCCACTGAAAAGACGATTTTCATCATATTTATGCTTGTGGTGGCTTGCTTGTCTCTTTTGCTGAATTTGTTAGAGATCTATCACCTTGGGTGGAAGAAAGTTAAACAGGGAATGGTCACCCCTGATCATGCATTGCTGCCCCGCTCTGATGGTGTGGGGCCTGAGTCCATGACTTCAGCCTCCAGAACTGCCCTTCCCAACCTCAGCTACCCACCGATGTACACGGACGTGACGGCTGGGAGCGGTGCCTTCCTGCCGCCAATGGCAGAAGCCTCCACAGCAGAGTTCAAAATGGACCCCCTGCAGGAGGAGCCCTCATCCTCCTACTACATGagcagcaacaacaaccacagGCTGACCACGCAGCAGAACTGGGCCAACCTGGCCACCGAGCAGCAGACTCGGGAGATGAaggccacctcctcctcctctccatctgatAGTGAGCAGCAGCCTCGTGAAGCTgctcccccccccaccaccaccaccaaccctaGCTCCAGTGGGGGCAGTTTGAGTGGGGGGAATGGCGATCAGGAGGGAGGCCACGTCACCACCACAGTGGAAATGCACGAGCCCCCTGTTATGATCACAGACCCTCGACGGCTCAGCAGGGCCAGCAAGAGCAGCAGCATCAGATCCAGGCCCAAAGACCTGGCAGTATAG